The Candidatus Phaeomarinobacter ectocarpi genome includes a region encoding these proteins:
- a CDS encoding TadE/TadG family type IV pilus assembly protein, whose amino-acid sequence MSILKLARNLKNDTRGMSAVEFALLLPVMTVMYLGAVELSSGLIAHRKATAVASTAADLAAQAMALSNADMTDIFGASKAILEPFDSTGIKIVLTSASDQGTGSVRVDWSDGHNTAAHAKGSTIQVPNNLVFTNGSVIIAEVEYTYTSTMGKYLTGPRVMEDTFYARPRRTLVVARVP is encoded by the coding sequence ATGAGCATTTTGAAGCTCGCCCGAAACCTGAAGAACGATACCCGCGGCATGTCTGCTGTGGAGTTCGCGCTTCTGCTGCCGGTTATGACGGTGATGTATCTGGGCGCCGTTGAGCTTTCATCCGGCCTCATTGCTCACCGGAAGGCCACAGCCGTTGCAAGCACGGCAGCGGATCTGGCCGCACAGGCCATGGCTTTGTCCAACGCTGACATGACCGACATCTTCGGCGCATCAAAAGCTATTCTTGAGCCGTTTGATTCAACCGGGATCAAGATTGTTCTGACCAGTGCATCAGATCAGGGAACCGGGTCAGTTCGTGTGGACTGGAGCGACGGGCACAACACCGCTGCTCACGCCAAGGGGTCCACCATCCAGGTGCCGAACAATCTGGTCTTCACCAATGGCAGCGTAATCATTGCCGAGGTTGAATACACCTATACCTCGACCATGGGGAAATACCTCACCGGTCCACGGGTTATGGAAGATACCTTCTATGCCCGTCCGCGCCGGACCCTTGTTGTCGCACGCGTGCCGTAG
- a CDS encoding MarR family winged helix-turn-helix transcriptional regulator yields the protein MQDFESILKLKNPGDRADRLIYWISYLANHFTIPAYRDISTELDLTRHEALILLSLGSLRDELTARDIAAVSGRPKNSVSRAVATLEQRKLIKRRMHVADKRQQPLTLTSSGRKLFERIYDHLGRRAQKATAVLSSQERRQLNSLLAKLVAGSIDWVDG from the coding sequence ATGCAGGACTTTGAATCGATTCTGAAACTGAAGAATCCAGGAGACCGGGCGGATCGCTTAATCTACTGGATCAGCTATCTCGCGAACCATTTCACCATTCCGGCCTATCGCGACATATCCACCGAACTTGATCTCACCCGCCACGAAGCTTTGATCCTGCTGTCGCTTGGCAGCCTTCGTGATGAGTTGACGGCACGGGATATCGCGGCGGTGTCAGGCCGCCCAAAGAACAGCGTCAGCCGTGCGGTTGCAACACTGGAACAACGCAAACTCATCAAGCGCCGCATGCATGTCGCGGACAAGCGACAACAACCACTTACATTGACGTCATCAGGCCGGAAGCTCTTTGAGAGGATTTATGACCACCTGGGGAGGCGCGCACAGAAAGCAACAGCCGTGCTGTCCTCACAGGAACGACGGCAGCTCAACAGTCTACTTGCGAAGCTGGTCGCTGGATCAATTGACTGGGTAGATGGCTAG
- a CDS encoding TauD/TfdA family dioxygenase → MQAEKSYRSFGEQALHYFIRDHNSVPAGPVSSPADWRGADMRTRSDEWLEHLTANEIAEIKTAVDTLIARDVQMEGVTRDNFNLPSLAPRIAAWRREIESGRGFVAVRGLPVLDWGDDFSAYAYWGIGHHLGVPGAQNPQDELLGHVTNYGEEGDNAIVRRYRTSGNIDFHCDAADAVGLMCLRAAKSGGQSRIVSSVAIFNALAAEHPDLVERLFEPFQLDRRDEEQAGEAKYVDIAPCQMGADGVLRTFYHSEYFRSAARLPDVTIDDAAMRIMDFYDEKCLSPEFHLDMWLEPGDMQFISNHTTLHSRTAYEDWPEPDRRRHLLRLWLSFEGR, encoded by the coding sequence ATGCAGGCAGAAAAATCGTATCGTTCGTTTGGCGAGCAGGCGCTCCACTACTTCATCCGTGATCACAACAGCGTACCGGCAGGCCCGGTGTCGTCCCCTGCAGACTGGCGTGGTGCTGACATGCGCACACGGTCGGATGAATGGCTCGAACATCTGACCGCCAACGAGATTGCTGAAATCAAGACGGCGGTGGACACCCTGATTGCGCGTGATGTGCAGATGGAAGGCGTCACACGCGACAACTTCAACCTTCCAAGTCTGGCACCTCGCATTGCGGCCTGGCGCCGGGAGATCGAATCCGGCCGGGGGTTTGTGGCTGTGCGTGGATTGCCGGTCCTCGATTGGGGGGATGATTTTTCAGCCTATGCCTATTGGGGTATCGGCCATCATCTGGGAGTGCCCGGCGCGCAGAATCCGCAGGATGAACTGCTGGGCCATGTCACCAACTATGGTGAGGAGGGCGACAACGCCATCGTTCGCCGCTATCGCACATCCGGCAACATCGACTTTCATTGTGATGCCGCTGATGCCGTGGGGCTGATGTGCCTGCGCGCCGCCAAAAGCGGCGGTCAAAGTCGGATCGTCAGCTCGGTTGCCATTTTCAATGCGTTGGCTGCTGAACACCCCGACCTTGTCGAGCGCTTGTTCGAGCCGTTTCAGCTCGACCGCCGCGATGAAGAACAAGCGGGCGAAGCAAAATATGTCGACATTGCACCCTGCCAGATGGGCGCTGATGGTGTGCTGCGTACGTTCTATCACTCGGAGTACTTCCGCTCAGCTGCGCGCCTACCGGATGTCACCATCGATGATGCCGCAATGCGCATCATGGATTTCTACGACGAGAAATGTCTTTCGCCGGAATTTCACCTGGATATGTGGCTGGAGCCCGGAGACATGCAGTTCATCTCCAACCACACCACCCTGCATTCACGTACCGCCTATGAGGATTGGCCCGAACCAGACCGCCGCAGGCACCTGCTTCGGCTGTGGTTGTCCTTCGAAGGGCGTTAA